In the Pleuronectes platessa chromosome 8, fPlePla1.1, whole genome shotgun sequence genome, one interval contains:
- the nkx1.2lb gene encoding NK1 transcription factor-related protein 1, producing the protein MNRDRAVPGPGGEGVQAVISRERAVAGPVVDAVQSVMSRDRAPDGDGIQTVVGPDSGDVLDGVAAGEKRLFSNAVAGGRDVQAGENHSEPAPTNPVLVPQPQGPTGHRTTSFSVLDILDPNKFTSSRRPQQHASDRGERELSAYGAENRRGGVVEREPGLEPKGCYGAEEYPRKEGFAYRCPDEDGYHRSGTPDSEGPDGPYSSEESSSALPSSGEREQGQHSHQDPSRDTNSPGGGSAGQISNGQTNGGQGVKPKRKRSGSDSKSGKPRRARTAFTYEQLVALENKFKSTRYLSVCERLNLALSLSLTETQVKIWFQNRRTKWKKQNPGADTSAPTGAGGAGGGGLGGLSPLSPSPPVSGHLAMHAGYASHHHPPTGSLVQLPFLTASHVLSPFMLGTQSYAAPAFYSTHL; encoded by the exons ATGAACCGGGACAGAGCGGTACCGGGGCCCGGAGGAGAAGGGGTCCAGGCCGTGATAAGCCGGGAAAGAGCCGTAGCAGGACCCGTGGTGGACGCGGTCCAGTCCGTGATGAGCCGGGACAGAGCGCCAGACGGGGACGGGATTCAGACAGTGGTGGGCCCGGACAGCGGAGACGTGCTGGACGGAGTTGCCGCTGGGGAGAAGCGGCTCTTCTCTAACGCGGTAGCCGGAGGCAGAGATGTTCAGGCCGGGGAGAACCACTCGGAGCCCGCGCCGACAAACCCGGTGTTAGTCCCGCAACCGCAG GGCCCCACCGGGCACCGGACCACCTCTTTCTCCGTGCTGGACATCCTGGACCCAAACAAGTTCACGAGCAGCCGGCGACCGCAGCAACACGCGAGCGACCGGGGAGAGCGCGAACTGAGCGCTTACGGAGCGGAGAACCGGAGAGGAGGAGTGGTGGAGCGCGAGCCCGGTCTGGAGCCCAAAGGCTGCTACGGGGCCGAGGAGTACCCGAGGA AGGAAGGCTTTGCATACAGATGCCCAGATGAAGATGGATATCACAGATCCGGGACGCCAGACTCAGAGGGTCCAGATGGCCCCTACAGCAGTGAAGAGAGCAGCTCAGCCTTGCCCAgtagtggagagagagaacagggccAGCACAGCCACCAAGACCCCTCCAGAGACACCAATAGCCCAGGAGGAGGATCTGCAGGCCAGATCAGCAATGGCCAGACGAATGGGGGCCAAGGGGTCAAGCCCAAGAGGAAGCGCTCAGGCTCAGACTCCAAGTCAGGGAAGCCCCGTAGAGCCCGGACTGCCTTCACGTACGAGCAGCTGGTAGCGCTGGAGAACAAGTTCAAGTCCACCCGCTacctgtcagtgtgtgagcgGCTTAACCTGGCCCTGTCGCTCTCCCTCACTGAGACTCAGGTCAAGATCTGGTTCCAGAACCGCCGGACCAAGTGGAAGAAACAAAACCCTGGTGCCGACACGTCCGCTCCCACCGGCGCAGGAGGGGCTGGGGGAGGAGGCTTGGGGGGTCTCAGTCCTCTCAGCCCATCTCCCCCAGTCAGTGGGCACCTGGCCATGCATGCTGGCTATGCCAGCCACCATCACCCTCCCACTGGCAGCCTGGTTCAGCTCCCTTTCCTCACAGCCAGCCACGTCCTGTCCCCATTCATGTTGGGGACGCAGAGCTATGCTGCCCCCGCTTTCTACAGCACACATCTGTAG